The Vicia villosa cultivar HV-30 ecotype Madison, WI linkage group LG1, Vvil1.0, whole genome shotgun sequence genome includes a region encoding these proteins:
- the LOC131651157 gene encoding drimenol monooxygenase-like: protein MRFLFACTFGMLSYLQAGVKESLRLHPPAPMLLPRKARVDVEISGYTIPKGAQVLINEWAIGRTGIWEDAHLFSPERFIGSEIDVKGRHIKLTPFGSGRRIYRITIGSEDVAFDVGIIDQLI, encoded by the coding sequence atgagaTTCTtgtttgcttgcacatttggcaTGCTCTCATACTTACAAGCAGGGGTAAAAGAGAGTTTACGTTTACACCCTCCAGCTCCAATGTTGCTTCCTCGAAAAGCAAGGGTAGATGTGGAAATATCAGGATACACAATTCCAAAAGGTGCTCAAGTTTTGATCAATGAATGGGCTATTGGTAGAACAGGCATATGGGAGGATGCTCATTTGTTTTCACCAGAAAGGTTTATAGGATCTGAAATTGATGTGAAAGGTCGACACATTAAGCTCACACCATTTGGTAGTGGGAGACGTATATACAGGATCACCATTGGCAGTGAGGATGTTGCATTTGATGTTGGGATCATTGATCAACTCATTTGA
- the LOC131614130 gene encoding geraniol 8-hydroxylase-like: MDYVSSALLFLLTCIVTYFVGSLYAKSKNSNYKLPPGPSFFTIMSNVVDLYNKPQQTLANFAKFYGPVMRINLCTETTIIISSSDMAKEILHTHDSLFTDRSVPHNTTTHNHDNFSLVFLPFSPLWQHLRKICHNNLFSTKTLDASTELRRMKLKDLLNDMHKSSLNGEAVDIGRAAFKVCINFLSYTFVSQDFVESLDDEYKDIVSTLLRAVGTPNISDHFPVLKIFDPQGIKRLTSNNISKVFKTLETIIDKRMKLRESEHYISNNDMLDTLLDISKEDIQKMDKKQIKHLLLDLLVAGTDTTAYGLERAMSELVRNPEIMSKAKKELEEVIGLGNPVDESDMDRLPYLQAVVKESLRLHPPAPMLLPRKARVDVEISGYTIPKGAQVLINEWAIGRTDIWEDAHLFSPERFIGSEIDVKGRHIKLTPFGSGRRICPGSPLAVRMLHLMLGSLINSFDWKLENDMEFKDMNLDKSLRAIPVALNKVY, encoded by the exons ATGGATTATGTGAGTAGTGCACTGCTCTTTTTGTTGACATGCATTGTCACATACTTTGTTGGTTCACTTTATGCAAAAAGCAAAAATTCAAACTACAAGCTTCCACCTGGACCTTCTTTTTTCACTATCATGTCAAACGTTGTTGATTTGTACAACAAGCCACAACAAACACTTGCAAATTTTGCTAAGTTTTATGGTCCTGTTATGCGTATAAACCTATGCACTGAAACCACTATAATAATCTCTTCTTCTGATATGGCCAAAGAAATTCTCCATACTCATGATTCTTTGTTCACTGATAGATCTGTTCCTCATAACACAACAACACACAACCATGACAATTTTAGCTTAGTTTTCCTCCCATTTTCACCTCTTTGGCAACACCTTAGGAAAATATGTCATAATAATCTATTCTCCACCAAGACTCTTGACGCAAGTACAGAACTTAGACGTATGAAACTCAAAGATCTTCTCAATGATATGCATAAAAGCAGTTTAAATGGTGAAGCTGTTGATATTGGAAGAGCTGCTTTCAAGGTTTGCATTAATTTTTTGTCCTACACTTTTGTGTCTCAAGATTTTGTTGAGTCCTTGGATGATGAGTATAAGGATATAGTTTCCACTCTCTTGAGAGCTGTTGGAACACCAAACATCTCTGATCATTTCCCTGTGTTAAAGATTTTTGACCCACAAGGAATCAAAAGACTCACTTCTAATAATATTTCAAAGGTGTTTAAAACCTTGGAAACCATAATTGACAAACGAATGAAGTTGAGAGAAAGCGAACATTACATCTCAAACAATGACATGTTAGACACCTTGTTGGACATTTCCaaagaagatattcagaagatggaTAAAAAGCAGATTAAACATCTATTACTT GATCTACTTGTGGCGGGAACAGATACAACAGCATATGGATTAGAAAGGGCAATGAGTGAACTAGTACGCAATCCAGAGATTATGTCAAAAGCAAAAAAAGAACTTGAGGAGGTTATTGGATTAGGAAATCCAGTTGATGAATCAGACATGGATAGGCTTCCATACTTACAAGCAGTGGTAAAAGAGAGTTTACGTTTACACCCTCCAGCTCCAATGTTGCTTCCTCGAAAAGCGAGGGTAGATGTGGAAATATCAGGATACACAATTCCAAAGGGTGCTCAAGTTTTGATAAATGAATGGGCTATTGGTAGAACAGACATATGGGAAGATGCTCATTTGTTTTCACCAGAAAGGTTTATAGGATCTGAAATTGATGTGAAAGGTCGACACATTAAACTTACACCATTTGGGAGTGGAAGACGTATATGTCCTGGATCACCATTGGCAGTGAGGATGTTGCATTTGATGTTGGGATCATTGATCAACTCATTTGATTGGAAACTTGAAAATGATATGGAGTTTAAGGACATGAATTTAGACAAATCTCTAAGAGCCATTCCGGTTGCACTAAACAAAGTGTATTGA